The following DNA comes from Triticum aestivum cultivar Chinese Spring chromosome 3D, IWGSC CS RefSeq v2.1, whole genome shotgun sequence.
CTGGTGCGGCTCCTCGTTGTCCAACGGGCGGCGGTTGTTGCGGATACCGCCGGTGCCCAGAGAGAACAGCACGACGGTCTTCCCACTCCGCAGCCGCTTCTGCACAGGCTCTTGACCCACCTTTCCCACCATTATAGCCTTCGCGAATCCACCAAAACAAAAAGCGCACATCACATTTCGGCTATCACCAAACAAGTCCAAACGGAGAAGAGAACCAAGGGTTCCATAAAACCTTGTAGATGCCGTGGTCGAGGCCATTCTCGAGGGGGCGGGTGGTGATGGGAGGCCTCGGCTGGCTCCGGTACTGATTACCCTGATCGGCGGGTGGCTCAGGGTCGGGCTCGACATCGGATCCCGCGGCCGAGTGTGAGGACGGGGGCCCGGTGGTTGACAAGGGGCGGAGAGGAGAAGAGACGAAgcgacgggagaggaggaggaggcggcggccgaggagggaggaggtggcggccgccATGGATGCGCGTCGACGAGAGGAAGAGGGGGAGAGATCACCGCTAAACCCTGTGCAAAGCCCTAGTTTTGGTGGGTTGCGTCCGGGGCCTTGGGTGGGCCGCTGGCTAGGACGATGACTGACTGATGATTCGAAAACAAAATGGTTGACATGCTGTGTGCCATGTATAGCATGCGCAAATGCAATATAGCGCTTTCAGCAGCATATAGCGTTCGCGTCGCCTATGCGAGCCCACATGGGTCTGCCCAGTAAGCCCATTTTCTTTCCTTCTTAACGGCTAGGTCGAGCCTGCCGGCAATCTTGTCGCCTCTCTTTTTCATCGAAATCACTACTTAAGTGTACCATTCTCAAAAAGAAAACATGTTAAGGGTACCCTTTGCAAAGACCACTCTTATTTGGTGATGATAAGTATCGCACTGCATGCGTGACACTTGTCACAATTTGCGAGTTTTTGTTTGTTCATTCATTTGTTTTTTCTAATGTTTTACCTCTTGAACCTTGTGTCCAAATTATAAATCGTTTTCTTCATCATGTTTCTTTCATCGAGATCTTTGAGACTATATCACATGTTAAAGGTTtggacaaaaaaaatcaaaaaagaggatacaatgaaaataaaaaaaatgaaaaccagaaaaaaaacagaaatcataaaaaggaaaaaaataaagctGACAAAATAGAAACCGAAAGTATATTTGTGTTTTTCACTTTTTTGGGTAGCACGCCGGTACTTTTTCACTTTATGGGAAGCACACATATGTTTTCACTTTCCGAAAAGCAtagttgtgtttttctttttctttttggaagCACGGCTGTGGGAAGCATGTGTTAGGATGAATGTTACAGGATTTTTATTGTGCAGATAAGCTTGAGCCTTGCATGCCAATCTCTGTAAAACCATGTGATGGGACACGACTAGATGACGAGTCGTTTGTTGGCCCAATCTTCCACGGTACTCAATGAAATAGCAAGAACGTCGACGAACGATTGTCGCAACAGCAGCGTGGGTCGAAGTAGTAGAGTGGCTCTTCGGATCAAGCAAAAAAACGCGAGAAGACCAAAGAACAAAAACTTGAGCAAGAATTTGATCGGatcaaatcctacacatatagcaGCTCCAAAATCCCTCAAGGATCAGCAAACAACACAGATATTTGGCGCATCCAAGCTAATGCTTTTCTCCATAGTTTTCCACTTAAAAGTTTCCGCCTCATACAAGGCCGAGGCCTGCCTGTTTTAAGGCAAAACGAATCAACCGACCTAACAAACAAGCTAAAAAGATACGGACTCTTATCTCTTTCCTATTCTAACTAATCATGATTTAATTAATTACATGTCCAGCAAGCTgatcaaaaaaaatccaaaacaGACTAGTAGTACTCAAGGAACATACGTATGTTAAAGCTAAATCAACATGGTTTGGACTCCTCCATGTTGCCTTGGGCTTCGGCCTTCACGTCCCGGCACTCCACACACACGATCAATACAAAAGAAATTGTATGGTGTTCTGAAGGTTGGTTTGATCTTTTGCTTCTTTGGTTGTGTCGACGGCACCTCAATACAAAAACCTCCAATCTACAGTGTACATGGAATAGTGCGGTCAATGGCCACATCACCATGACGGTGTGCGGGCAAGAGTTTCATCGATCTCTTTTCTCCATCGGTACTCCGGTAAAACTTCTCTTCTATTTGTGTGGATTTGGTCGTCTAGTAACCACGTTACGCCAAAGTGACTGGGTATAATTTCGCAGGGGAAAAGTCCAAAATAAACCATGAACTCGTAGAAGAAAGCTAAATCAAGCCCTAAACTTCCAATCCCTCGAATCAGCACACCAAACTCTCTGATTCCGGTCTATTTTGAACCTTGAGAGCGTTCCCAAACAAGGATTATCGATGTGGCACGTAAAATCCTGGGATTGTTGACTGCGCACGCAACTGGGTTGGCCCACCAGGCACGAAGtgagttttttgtttttgtttttcctaaCATGTGATGTAAAAATATACCCAAAAAACATATCTCTGGATGAATCGAACTTCGAACTTATGCCGCCATGGATGAGCGTCGACGAGAGGAAGAGGTGGAGATATCGTCGCTAAAACCTGTGCAAAGCCCTAGTTTTGGTGGGTTGCGTCCGGGGCCTTCGGTGAGCCACTGGCTAGGACGATGACTGATAATTCGAAAACAAATTTGTGACATGTTGTGTGCACATGTATAGCATGCACAAATGCAATATACCGCTTTCAGCAACATATAGCGCTCACGTCGCCTATGCGAGCCCACATGGGTCTGCCCAGTAAGCCCATTTTCTTTCCTTCTTAACGGCTAGGTCGACCTGCCGGCAATCATGTCGCTTCTCTTTTTCATTGAAATCACTAGTTAAGTGTACCATTCTCCAAAAAAAACTAGTTAAGGGTACCATTTGCAAAGATCACTCTCATTTGGTGATGATAAGTAACACACTACATGCGTGACACTTGTCGCAAATATGGGAGTTTTGtgtttttcattcattttttttttatgttttacCTCGTGAACCTTGCATCCAAATCTTAAATCGTTTTCTCCATCATGTTTTTTTCATCGAGATTTTTGAAACTATACCACATGTTTAAGGTTTGGACAAAAAATTAAAAAGAGGATATaatgaaaataaaaaatgaaacCAGAAATCATAAAAAGGAAATAACAAAGCTAAAAAATAGAAACTGAAAGCACATTTGTGTTTTTCACTTATTTGGGAAGCACACCGGTACCTTTTCACTTTCTGGGAAGCACACATGTGCTTTCACTTTCCGAAAAGCACAATtgtgtttttttagtttttttagttagaTGGTGGAAATATCGACCTTTTTATGTAAATATAACCGAACGTTAATGAAAGATGTCTGGTTTAATCGAATTTCGTGAGGTTGGTTTAAATTGTTGACCGGGTGTATGCGGTTAGGATTGGATGTCGTTCTCCCGCATTTGTGTCCGTGGACTAATCCCCTGTCCGCGGACAGATGCGGAAGGGAATTTATGGTAAAAAAAAAGCCTGATGGCGGTGCAGTCGTTATCTGGATTGATAGTGCGCATGCCATGGTCCATGAACGCGACACACCTGCATGAAGCTGCTTCAGTTTCTGTTGTGCACAATTCGATTAGGCCGCAGGCTGCATGGTGTAAAACGACGCACTCATGGCTTCGTGATGGTAGGGATCGATCGCGCGCCAGAAAGAGGAAGATGGCGAGACGTGACGGCGCCAACTCGGGCGTGGGCCTGTGGCTGCTCCTAGCTGTAGCACAATCGGATGGACGGCAAAAGCAAACCGGCCATGCATGTGACGCGAGATCTTGGGCGACGACAAATCGCCCGCAGCTTTTTCCGCGTGTTTCCTTCGCGACACTACGTCTCGCCGGACCACgtcgtgcatgcatgcacggccCGCGTGGGTTCAGTCCCGGCCAGCCGGCCCGGCGTTGCATGCGATGTCTCTGGCAGTGTGCCTACCGCGTTCTTGATGAACTCTACCCAATGGCCTGCAACGTTTTGTTGTTTCATGATTTGAACTCACGACCGATCATCAAGTTCCCGCCTAGTACCGCTGTACTACGAGATCGACCGGCTTCGAAGGATTAATCCGACAAGACGTAACACAAAAAACAAAGGTTATCACAGAAATCAAAGGTTAGTGAAGAACTGAACAGATTGAAAATAATTTACCTATCTTTTGAGCTAATCTTCAGGACATGTAAAAGCTAGTACTACTAATAAGAGAGGCACGAGGCCAGAGATCGTTGCTCTAGCACCCAACACAGCATCTATCAATTATAGTCCTACCCTGAATTACTTATCTTAGATTTGTCCACAATACTGATTTATCGATAACATATCTAAGACAGTAATTTGGGATGAAAGTAATAGTAACCAGTGTTCAGAAATGAAAGTTGAAAACAATATTAGTGAGCAATCGTTAGGCATCAATCACGTGCTGGCCTAGTACTAGCACAGTGAGTATTATGGTCCTTCTGCGAGTGGTTATGACGGTTCTTATAATTTTATAGCTAGATATGTTAGAATTAATGGggtaggcccatagcaatttctgaaatctcaaagcccatgtgtaaaaatggcaagtggtggtgctaagtttagtcccaccttggaagttgaagaagagttggacctctttatatagtgggttctctccaccactctaagtggtgtgtgagaagagaaagggaaaaccacacgcgcgcgctcgctcgcctcgccgggCCGTGGCgtacatgcgcgtgaatggtccgccgaaatccggtccgtctccttgcaggagcgcagcttccttttgccgttttatttttatgtcttggcagacaagtttttgatttcttgtccggtaagtatacgaattagaaaccgagtcggtttgggattgtggtcgcgacacaataccgcctctggtcctaatatatatacagctaccggctgcggccagagacacaccgaaaaacacctagggttttgcctcatctcacaacttgcgccaccgtcgtagtctactccatcccaaacgccggcgtgcatcggcgcgtgggagagcaggtctccggaaccgttcgtctttgcgatcctgcaccgggagaggacgaattaggtttttgggaagcgctgtgcgcgactgctcaaattcgtcatcacgggtcgtcttccgtccaagtcgggcggtgctactcatcgtcgtattcatcgccgtcagcagcagatcgtcgccgacatcgtcatcaacactgtcgcacccataatagctaacgatcagtacgtccaacatcctctgttcatgtctgtttctacagctattgttacgtgtttgctgctgttatgcatgtcttgctgttcttctagtttgctagattattgcatgctagtatctcttctagtcatgaattatttactggaattaatcatgaacttgcctaatattccaacaatccaaaaacctaattgtaggcaatttcctgagttaactatggctggatttgctgatgcactgaggccggataagtttaccggtgtgcactttaagaggtggcaggtgaagaccacgctctggcttactgctctgaaagttttccacgctagtgttggtgctccagagggaataaccgacgaagatcggagaaaattccaggaagccaatactatgtttgtgggatgcattctgagtgttcttgctgaccgtctgtgtgatgtgtacatgcacataaacgacggaaaaattctgtgggatgcactgaatgcaaaattcggtgcaacagatgcaggcagtgaactgtacatcatggagagttttcatgactacaagatggtgaataaccgttctgtggttgaacaagctcatgagatacagtgcattgtgaaggaacttgaactccttaaatgtgttctacccgataaattcgtggctgggtgcatgattgcaaagttgcctccttcatggaggaatttcgccacaactctgaagcataagagacaggagatatcagttgaaaatctgattgcatctcttgatgttgaagaaaaagctcgggctaaagataccactgaaaaaggaggtgaggttcagcctactgctaacatggtgcagaggtacccacagaacaagaacaaagggaagaacaaacctgttttcaacaagcctaccaagactactactttcaagaagaagaagttcaacaaggctgagctagagtgctacgcctgtgggaagcctggacacttttccaaggaatgccctgaacgtgcagaccgcagagggaaaacaagctccaagactgtcaacatggtgaccgctagcaatactgatgggtatggtaatttacctattgtgctttcagtattttaatcatcttcgtggtggattgattcgggtgctaacgttcatgtgtgtgctgacatctccctgtttacttcttatcaggtcgcaagggattcttccgtcctaatggggaatgggtcacatgcttctgttcgtggcattggcacggtggatctgaagtttacttcgggaaagatcgtgcaactaaggaacgtgcagcatgtccctactatgaacaagaatctagttagcggctcccttctatgtcgagatggatttaaggtagttttagagtccaataaagtaatcgtgtcaagatttggacaatttataggaaaaggctatgagtgcggaggcttgttccgcttttctctttcagatttttgcaataagtcaataaaccaaatttgtgctagtgttaatgatgatgcaagtatttggcactctcgtttatgtcatattaattttggtttaatgtctcggctatccagcatgagtttaattccgaacttcacagttgccaaaggttctaagtgccatagttgtgtgcaatctaagcaacctcgaaagcctcataaggctgccgaggacagaaacttggcacctctagaactcatacattctgatctttgtgagatgaatggtgtgttgacaaaaggtggaaagagatatttcatgactttgattgatgatgcgactagattttgctatgtttatttgttgcaaactaaagatgaagcattagactactttaaaatctataaagctgaagttgaaaattaactagagagaaagatcaagcgtcttaggtccgatcgtggtggagagtattttccaaaagtttttgatgaattttgtgaggaacatggtattattcatgagaggacgcctccctattcacctcaatcaaatggagtggccgagaggaaaaaccgcacattgactgacttggtgaatgccatgttagacactgctggtttatctaaggcatggtggggggaggctctattgacttcatgtcatgtcctgaatagagttcccaacaataataaagagaaaaccccttatgaggagtgggttgggagaaaaccatcactttcttatttgcgtACTTGGGGATGTTTagcaaaggtcaatattcctattcctaagaaacgcaaacttggaccaaagacagtggattgtgtctttctagggtatgctcaacggagcattgcttataggtttttagtggtaaaatctgaagtacctgatatgcatgttgatactataatggaatctcgtgatgcaacattttttgagaacatatttcctatgaaagatatgcatagcattgctagattttcttctgagataattcctgaatctagtacaactgatgaatatttcgaacaatcacatgaggaagtccttgagaaggataacaatgaagttcctagaaggaacaagagacaaaggattgcaaaatcctttggtgatgatttcattgtataccttgtggacgacacacccaagacgattgcagaagcatatgcatctccggatgtagatgattggaaagaagctgttcataatgagatggactcaattgtttctaatggaacttgggaactaactgat
Coding sequences within:
- the LOC123078651 gene encoding single-stranded DNA-binding protein, mitochondrial: MAAATSSLLGRRLLLLSRRFVSSPLRPLSTTGPPSSHSAAGSDVEPDPEPPADQGNQYRSQPRPPITTRPLENGLDHGIYKAIMVGKVGQEPVQKRLRSGKTVVLFSLGTGGIRNNRRPLDNEEPHQYAERSSVQWHRVCIYPDRLGSLALKHVKTGSVLYLEGNIETKVFSDPITGLVRRIREIAVRGNGRFLFLGNDGNGPKIGEVKGVGYF